The Oncorhynchus mykiss isolate Arlee chromosome 17, USDA_OmykA_1.1, whole genome shotgun sequence genomic interval GGCCCATTTGATCACAGGGTTACGGTGTGTGATCGTGAGAAATGCAACTACATGGTGGTAACCTTTGTCTCGAAACAAAATTGTGGGCTGACCTCGTCTGCTTTTAATGCATAGCCCCAGCTATTCAGGCCCAAGTCTCAGTTGCTGAGCACATTGAATTGCAGTAGCCTGTCACAGATATTGCCCCTTAGTTATCTGGGTCTCCAATTTTTTAGGCAACGTTAGAACCTTTGGGACCCCAAAGTGACCCAGCTAGAAAAATAGTTAGAAACGGCGCATTGACTCAAAATTATTTTGTGATTTTAATATACACTCTACAATAAATATTTCCATcatttaaaagtatttttacaAATCTTCCAATTAAAAATATATTCATATATGTAGAAAACAGACTAACGAAAATGAACGCAAATGGCCTCCTAAATGCAAAATAAAGTGTTTTACGTGTATTCACTGTTAATTAGTTGATGCAACCACATGATGATCCAAAGATAGCTGCCATGTAATGTGTATTCATTATTTCTCTCTCATAACATCCTCTCTTTATAGCTGAGTAGGGTTATCACTAAGCCCAAGATGTCCTTTCATTCATTCAAATCTCATCGAGTGCTTGAGCACTAAAATCGTCCTCTGGTTATAAAAACTCTTTCCTGCAAATAAACCTTGGTCTGACGTAACAGATTAGATAGTCTACTCATTGTTTTAGACACAATCCAGTACAAAACACAACAAAAAGGAGTCCTTGCAAGGAGCAGAAATGTGGTAGTGGTATTTTTGTTTGGtgtgttcccctccctccctatgcttcctcttcttcttcgTCTGTTCTTTCCTCAGTGGGCCCCTGAGCTGTGGTGATGGGTATGTTTAGTCCTCCGGGGGTGGAAGGGGACCACGGGGAGGGGGAGGACATCAAAGGGCTGGGTGTCACCCAGGAGATGGCCCTTGGGCTGGCGTTTCATGAAGTGGGCCTCCCTCTGGTGTTGCTTGGTCCTGGAGGCCTTGCGGGGCCTTCCTTTACGCGTGAAGGCCATGTACCAGCCCTCATATTTAGCGTTCTGGAGAGCAGTGTAGTTGTTCTCCAGAACGATCTCTGTGAAGATGCAGTCTTTACCACGACCCTTCCGCtgttagagagaggggtgtgtgtgtgtgtgggtgggggggggggggggggggggggggagagacggaATGACAGAATGAGTTAAGGGGTCAGTCTCTGAGGATGTTAAAATATTGTTTTGACAGGTAAATGTCCTATCAATCCTTCAAGTttcttcccaaatcatgtccaactcCCTACAAGGGCTTTTCTGGTCATAACTCAGGTGAAGAGCCTTACACAGGACAGACATAACTTTTCTCTGAAACTTTGTACTCATGGTCACAGTCAAAATGATGACAGAACTTATTGAACTCAACCGACCTCCAGGGCTCACATGAAAAGAGATGTACATTTCAATGTGACTTCCCTAAATAAAGGATGAATAAGTAAATCTAATGTTTACCTTGCCAATCAATTTCCCCGTCTTGTTCATGCAGATGTAGTAGCCCGTCTTTGCCCCTTTGATCCGAATACGACTACCAAACGTGTCCGTCTCCACCACAAGTTTGGCTAGAAAAACACAAAACACGTCATATCTTTATTCAGCTCAGACACAATGCACAATCATTCTCAAGCGTATGAGGTTATTCTATTTGGTGAACACGATATGCATGCATTCGTAACTTTGAGATAAAACCCTTGTGACAAAATAATCCAATAGCGGTATCATTTGAGACTGAGTTGAACTTGAAGACTGTGAGACTCTGCCGGCCCAGTAGTATTGACGTGATGACATCAGAAAGGGTGTTAAGTTATTGTAATGACTGGTTTCGGAGGACTACATTTAACCTGGATCTAATATCCTTTAagttatgtattatattatgatgacTTTAGCAGAGTTGTACTACTCGTTATCATGGCATCAACCTTGCATGCAGCGGGGAGACAAGTAATTGTATATGGCAAAACATTCAAACATAAATTACATTCGAAACATTGGCTAAAAACACTCAAGTCTTTTAGAATAGCAGCAAGTGGCTTTGACTTCGCACTGAGCCATTGTCATTGAACGGCTGGCTATAAAATGCCGCGCTTCGCTCCACTTAGAt includes:
- the LOC110495111 gene encoding fibroblast growth factor 8b-like isoform X2, with translation MSSRVRTADSLRASPQTLTVQGHFFSSKSHVPNTVQSHSPPPNFKHHVNEQCRLSDRMSRRLIRTYQLYSRTSGKHVQVLGNKKVNAMGDDGAVHAKLVVETDTFGSRIRIKGAKTGYYICMNKTGKLIGKRKGRGKDCIFTEIVLENNYTALQNAKYEGWYMAFTRKGRPRKASRTKQHQREAHFMKRQPKGHLLGDTQPFDVLPLPVVPFHPRRTKHTHHHSSGAH
- the LOC110495111 gene encoding fibroblast growth factor 8b-like isoform X1, whose amino-acid sequence is MKKYLTYFNMRLKTSRLGYLLLQFLALCFYTQNTVQSHSPPPNFKHHVNEQCRLSDRMSRRLIRTYQLYSRTSGKHVQVLGNKKVNAMGDDGAVHAKLVVETDTFGSRIRIKGAKTGYYICMNKTGKLIGKRKGRGKDCIFTEIVLENNYTALQNAKYEGWYMAFTRKGRPRKASRTKQHQREAHFMKRQPKGHLLGDTQPFDVLPLPVVPFHPRRTKHTHHHSSGAH